Proteins encoded within one genomic window of Aquarana catesbeiana isolate 2022-GZ linkage group LG03, ASM4218655v1, whole genome shotgun sequence:
- the LOC141133962 gene encoding LOW QUALITY PROTEIN: sulfate transporter-like (The sequence of the model RefSeq protein was modified relative to this genomic sequence to represent the inferred CDS: deleted 1 base in 1 codon) — translation MTDNSCQQCVDSEDSIKNEFSNRREHSPSLPYISVELEEQIKPPFKLKDVICEATKECCISSPRNLGRFCFELFPVLKWLPRYKVREYLLGDLMSGIIVGIVTIPQAIAYSLLASQDPIYGLYTNFFCCIIYFFMASSRHNCVGTFGVLCLMVGESVNKQLKAAGFTEEDTRFNLTMTDGTVCGRGCYAIMVATSLTFMAGIYQILMGLFHLGFISMYLSEPLLSGFVTGSSLTIITSQMKYLLGLKIPRRDGVGSLILTWIDIFQDLQHTNICDILTSIVAIAVLVPVKSINDLYKTKMKVPIPIELFVIVVATLVSYYFNFNDKYASSICGMIPTGIKPPRTPEWSLIPHIAIDAIPIAIIGFAMTVSLAEIFAKKHGYTVSTNQEMIAIGMCNLIPSFFYSFASCAALAKTMLKESTGANTQLNGIVSCIVLLLVLLAIAPLFYALQICILGVITIVSLKGAVMKFQDTPQMWRVNRIDTLVWWVSMLASAVISTEIGLLVGVCFSMLCVIFRTQRPRATLLGHVSGTEIYEDQLKYKELDNVPNIKIYKFDSSLYYANKNYFKSALYNKTEVNPSFVLALQRKAKKEVSQAESKFKFFSKINAIKTLCKPQRSHDIATPSISMHSLIIDCGAMQFIDSVGFSVLKEVYNDYEEIGVRVFLANCNPSVRRLIHIGGFFDGSKSNDGLHVFYSVHDAVTFAERKFQRKLKFSDEKSASSLPVSESNAMQ, via the exons ATGACTGACAATTCTTGCCAG CAGTGTGTGGATTCTGAAGATTCTATAAAGAATGAGTTCTCAAACCGGAGAGAGCACTCACCTTCTCTACCCTACATTTCCGTGGAACTTGAAGAACAAATCAAGCCACCATTCAAACTAAAAGATGTAATTTGTGAGGCAACCAAAGAATGTTGTATAAGTAGTCCAAGAAACTTGGGCAGATTTTGTTTTGAACTATTCCCAGTACTAAAATGGCTTCCTCGCTACAAAGTTAGAGAATATCTGCTGGGAGACCTTATGTCTGGAATCATAGTTGGCATTGTGACTATTCCTCAGGCAATAGCTTATTCACTCTTAGCAAGCCAGGATCCTATCTATGGCCTTTACACCAACTTTTTCTGCTGCATTATCTACTTCTTCATGGCATCCTCTCGCCATAACTGTGTTGGAACATTTGGCGTGCTGTGTCTTATGGTAGGAGAATCTGTGAACAAACAGTTGAAAGCTGCAGGTTTCACAGAAGAAGATACCAGATTCAACTTAACAATGACTGATGGAACTGTATGTGGGAGAGGCTGCTATGCCATTATGGTGGCCACATCTTTAACCTTTATGGCTGGAATTTACCAG ATCCTTATGGGACTATTCCACTTGGGTTTTATATCAATGTACTTATCCGAGCCCTTGCTAAGTGGCTTTGTCACTGGATCGTCCCTTACCATAATAACATCCCAAATGAAGTATCTTCTAGGTTTGAAGATTCCTCGTCGTGATGGTGTTGGATCTTTGATACTCACCTGGATTGACATATTTCAGGACTTGCAGCATACTAATATATGTGATATACTGACCAGTATTGTAGCAATTGCTGTCTTGGTACCAGTGAAAAGCATTAATGATTTATACAAGACTAAGATGAAAGTCCCAATTCCAATAGAATTATTTGTTATCGTTGTGGCTACATTGGTTTCCTATTACTTTAATTTCAATGACAAATATGCGTCATCAATCTGTGGCATGATTCCTACTGGAATTAAACCACCAAGAACACCAGAGTGGAGTCTGATTCCGCATATTGCAATAGATGCAATCCCAATTGCAATCATAGGATTTGCCATGACTGTTTCCCTTGCTGAAATATTTGCCAAAAAACACGGGTACACAGTCAGCACCAATCAGGAGATGATAGCTATTGGCATGTGTAATCTGATACCATCTTTCTTCTATTCTTTTGCAAGCTGTGCTGCTCTTGCCAAAACCATGCTTAAGGAATCCACAGGTGCAAACACACAGCTAAATGGAATTGTTTCCTGCATAGTGTTGTTACTAGTATTGCTTGCTATTGCC CCCCTTTTTTATGCTCTACAAATCTGTATTTTAGGTGTTATTACAATAGTTAGCCTTAAAGGTGCTGTTATGAAATTTCAAGATACACCCCAGATGTGGCGGGTTAACAGGATAGACACATTGGTCTGGTGGGTCAGTATGCTGGCTTCTGCAGTAATCTCAACAGAGATCGGTTTACTGGTGGGCGTTTGTTTCTCGATGCTCTGTGTGATATTCCGTACCCAAAGGCCGAGGGCCACGCTTCTAGGTCATGTCAGTGGCACAGAGATATATGAAGATCAATTAAAATATAAAGAGCTTGACAATGTACCTAACATTAAAATTTATAAATTTGATAGTTCTCTGTACTATGCAAACAAGAATTATTTCAAATCAGCCCTATATAACAAAACGGAAGTTAACCCATCATTTGTGTTGGCATTACAAAGAAAAGCCAAAAAAGAGGTTTCACAAGCAGAAAGCAAGTTTAAGTTTTTCTCAAAGATAAATGCAATAAAAACACTTTGTAAACCCCAGAGGTCCCATGATATTGCCACTCCATCAATCAGCATGCACTCGCTAATAATTGATTGTGGTGCCATGCAGTTTATAGATTCAGTGGGTTTCAGTGTGCTGAAAGAGGTTTACAATGATTATGAAGAGATTGGTGTGCGGGTATTTCTTGCCAACTGTAATCCATCAGTACGCCGTTTAATCCACATTGGAGGCTTTTTTGATGGCTCCAAAAGCAATGATGGTTTGCATGTATTCTATAGTGTACATGATGCAGTCACATTTGCTGAAAGAAAGTTTCAAAGAAAGTTGAAGTTTAGTGATGAAAAAAGTGCTTCTTCGCTCCCAGTCTCAGAATCAAATGCAATGCAATAA